A genomic segment from Leptospira kirschneri serovar Cynopteri str. 3522 CT encodes:
- a CDS encoding LA_2444/LA_4059 family outer membrane protein has translation MLKKNSYFWIRKKRFKMIYIFLIFYIFVSNSVLSQTEDNKKNTFELLIKRQTYQWTPYDYTSYTERSILETTVKTDSIKQNQKVLIPLVFRYDQLEKKFRIEISAYEVELANPNTNVVQSGSLGYETRRQYFNPMLRSEAEFNYYKILNLYPNWDFFAGAGIRNINKYKYGYFLREGVYEEYFYTYGPQIVFRTDFRPIENFSFSLAADFFYTEGSRFYKQKTLTPDWIVVPIGSAGAKGIYRGYEIDFSISYRIFEKFKIYLGYNYIYSFFSYYGFQQTNINFQTNSNDPFVKERTPPITTHSSRSGNHDILQGVYLGISVCF, from the coding sequence ATGTTAAAAAAGAATTCGTATTTTTGGATTCGAAAAAAAAGATTTAAGATGATTTATATTTTTTTAATCTTTTATATATTCGTTTCGAATTCTGTTTTATCCCAAACCGAAGACAATAAAAAAAACACGTTTGAATTATTGATCAAACGTCAGACGTATCAATGGACTCCGTATGATTATACTTCTTACACAGAACGTTCCATTTTAGAAACAACGGTTAAAACGGATTCAATCAAGCAAAATCAGAAAGTTTTAATCCCGCTCGTATTTAGATACGATCAATTGGAAAAAAAATTTAGGATCGAAATTTCTGCCTACGAAGTCGAATTAGCGAATCCGAATACGAACGTCGTTCAATCTGGTTCTTTAGGATACGAGACTCGCAGACAATATTTTAATCCTATGTTGAGATCCGAAGCGGAATTCAATTATTATAAAATTCTAAATTTATATCCAAATTGGGATTTTTTTGCAGGCGCAGGTATTAGAAACATCAATAAATATAAATACGGATATTTTTTGAGAGAAGGGGTGTATGAGGAATACTTTTATACCTATGGTCCACAGATTGTTTTTAGAACGGATTTTAGGCCGATAGAAAATTTTTCCTTTAGTTTGGCTGCGGATTTTTTTTATACGGAAGGAAGTCGATTTTATAAACAAAAAACTTTGACTCCGGATTGGATTGTGGTTCCGATTGGAAGTGCAGGAGCAAAAGGGATTTATAGAGGGTATGAAATTGATTTTTCTATAAGTTATCGAATATTCGAAAAATTTAAAATATACTTAGGTTATAATTATATATATTCTTTCTTTAGTTATTACGGATTTCAGCAGACAAATATAAATTTTCAAACAAATTCAAACGATCCATTTGTAAAAGAACGGACTCCGCCCATAACAACACATTCGAGTCGATCCGGAAATCATGATATTCTTCAGGGAGTTTATTTAGGAATTTCAGTCTGTTTTTGA
- a CDS encoding RelA/SpoT family protein: MGFVKAPVTKDMLLEGVRQKLGDHAYESVQKAYDVSERAHQGQFRLSGEPYIVHPLQVGFILYELGLDEKVICAGLLHDVIEDTEYSREDMIRDFGEDITDLVEGVTKISKIKSQSKETEAAENIRKIIVATIKDIRVILIKLADKTHNLRTLSFQPPEKQRRIAQETLSLYAPIAGRLGIYKIKSELEDLAFQILNPDEYQEVKKNINSKKSEREGFIETLKIILLQRLSEIQIEADVDGRAKHFYSIYRKMKLKEKTFNEIFDLRAIRIITNEVKDCYGVLGIVHTLWNPVPGRFKDYIATPKTNMYQSLHTTVIGPDGKPLEVQIRTRDMNDIAEYGIAAHWMYKEGKPSVSEKNVKVKWLELLSSWQDSALDPKEFVEELKYDLHEDEVFVFTPKGEILQLPKGATILDFAFRIHTDVGLKAKGGRINGRMLPLRTELRSGDQIEIITDKRTKPSPIWLRIVRTPSARQKLRSYFRKLREESKKDLQQEAEFAAEITLNVDVLEELKKKPSSKPTKQIDLAAGKVIVAGLRGIPVRLSGCCSPLPGDGIIGFVTRGRGVSIHKKGCATAKQQEQEESMRVITVEWDYGQNESIPVLIEVRSKDRQGIFMEIVRSISNTQTNIRESKASTDQRGNLVASFEVDVEHLDQLKEILSNLKQIPDVYQAHRIKN, encoded by the coding sequence ATGGGATTTGTAAAAGCTCCTGTTACCAAAGATATGCTTCTCGAAGGAGTTCGTCAAAAACTTGGAGATCACGCGTACGAATCGGTTCAAAAAGCGTATGACGTTTCGGAACGCGCACATCAAGGTCAGTTTCGTCTTTCGGGAGAACCTTATATAGTTCATCCTCTTCAAGTAGGATTTATTCTTTACGAGTTAGGTCTTGACGAGAAGGTAATCTGCGCCGGTCTTCTTCACGACGTCATTGAGGATACGGAATATTCTAGAGAAGATATGATCCGAGACTTTGGAGAAGACATCACAGATCTAGTCGAAGGTGTCACTAAAATCTCCAAAATTAAAAGTCAGTCTAAAGAAACCGAAGCCGCAGAGAATATTCGAAAGATCATCGTTGCAACGATCAAGGATATACGAGTTATTCTTATCAAGCTCGCGGATAAAACCCATAACCTTCGAACTCTTTCCTTTCAACCGCCGGAAAAACAAAGAAGAATCGCTCAAGAAACTCTTTCGTTATACGCTCCAATTGCGGGCCGTTTGGGGATTTACAAAATTAAATCTGAACTAGAAGATCTTGCGTTTCAGATTTTAAATCCGGATGAATATCAAGAAGTAAAGAAGAACATCAATTCTAAAAAATCGGAAAGGGAAGGTTTTATCGAAACTTTGAAGATCATTCTTCTTCAAAGACTTTCCGAAATTCAGATTGAAGCCGACGTGGACGGAAGGGCGAAACATTTTTATTCCATCTATCGTAAGATGAAACTCAAAGAAAAAACTTTCAACGAAATTTTTGATCTTAGAGCGATTCGTATTATTACAAACGAAGTGAAGGATTGTTATGGAGTATTAGGAATTGTGCATACTCTTTGGAACCCGGTTCCGGGTCGTTTTAAGGATTATATCGCGACTCCTAAAACAAACATGTATCAATCTCTTCATACGACTGTGATCGGACCTGATGGAAAACCTTTGGAAGTTCAGATTCGCACAAGAGATATGAATGACATTGCCGAATACGGGATCGCAGCTCATTGGATGTATAAGGAAGGAAAACCTTCTGTTTCGGAAAAAAACGTAAAAGTGAAGTGGCTCGAACTTCTCAGTTCTTGGCAGGATTCTGCTTTGGATCCAAAAGAATTTGTAGAAGAACTTAAATACGATCTTCACGAAGACGAAGTGTTTGTGTTTACTCCAAAAGGTGAAATTCTTCAACTTCCTAAAGGAGCTACAATTTTAGACTTCGCGTTTCGAATTCATACCGATGTGGGTTTAAAAGCCAAAGGTGGTAGGATCAATGGAAGAATGCTTCCTCTTCGTACTGAACTTCGTTCCGGAGATCAAATCGAAATCATCACCGATAAAAGAACAAAACCTTCTCCGATTTGGTTACGTATCGTTAGAACTCCTTCCGCTAGACAAAAATTAAGAAGTTATTTTAGAAAGTTAAGAGAAGAAAGTAAAAAGGATCTTCAACAAGAAGCTGAGTTTGCGGCAGAGATTACGCTTAACGTTGACGTTTTAGAAGAACTTAAGAAAAAACCTTCTTCTAAACCTACTAAACAGATCGATCTGGCTGCGGGTAAAGTAATCGTTGCGGGTCTTCGTGGAATTCCTGTTAGACTTTCCGGTTGTTGTTCTCCTTTGCCGGGGGACGGTATTATTGGGTTTGTGACTCGAGGAAGAGGGGTGAGCATTCATAAAAAAGGATGTGCCACTGCTAAACAACAGGAACAAGAAGAGTCTATGAGAGTGATAACCGTAGAATGGGACTACGGTCAGAATGAATCTATCCCTGTGCTTATCGAGGTGAGATCAAAGGATAGACAAGGTATTTTTATGGAAATTGTAAGATCTATTTCTAATACCCAAACCAATATTAGGGAATCTAAAGCAAGTACGGATCAAAGAGGAAACTTGGTCGCTAGTTTTGAAGTGGACGTAGAACATTTGGATCAACTCAAAGAGATTTTAAGTAATCTCAAACAAATTCCGGACGTATATCAAGCGCATAGAATTAAAAATTAA
- a CDS encoding DUF350 domain-containing protein, producing the protein METILSYLSVLGRDAVFFLISFILFYIGKKIKDWIEPGDLDQEIVVKNNTAVSTGLSGYYLGLTLILLVILSSPGTDFISDCFQVLYYGILGILLLNLSYFINDKLIFRSLDFNELVYSGRNVAVGAVVFGSSLASSIIVAASLSGENAGLAFSIWKNLDLLEPVQKLLDGTLLGIVFFIVGQITLILFTIAYRKIIPYSLDVELKEKENLASGISYSGALVSIGIIIARALHKEPVSMEHTLFQVFLDFILGLLVIPAVRLLTDAVILPGSTLKEEISRDQNVGVGILEAVVLVSFAGILFYAV; encoded by the coding sequence ATGGAAACGATACTTAGTTATCTGAGTGTTTTGGGTAGAGACGCAGTATTTTTTTTAATCAGTTTTATTCTATTTTATATCGGTAAAAAAATCAAAGACTGGATCGAACCTGGAGATCTGGATCAGGAAATCGTGGTTAAGAACAATACCGCTGTATCGACTGGTTTATCCGGTTATTATCTGGGACTTACTCTGATTCTACTTGTGATCTTATCTTCTCCGGGTACGGATTTTATTTCAGATTGTTTTCAGGTTTTATACTACGGGATTCTCGGAATTTTACTACTCAATTTATCTTATTTTATCAATGATAAATTGATCTTTCGGAGTTTGGATTTTAATGAGCTTGTTTATTCCGGAAGAAATGTGGCCGTAGGAGCCGTAGTGTTTGGAAGCAGCCTTGCGTCTTCGATCATCGTGGCGGCTTCTCTCAGCGGAGAGAATGCAGGGCTTGCGTTTTCGATTTGGAAAAATTTGGATCTTTTGGAACCGGTTCAGAAACTTTTAGATGGAACTTTGTTAGGAATTGTATTCTTTATCGTAGGCCAAATAACGCTCATTTTATTTACGATTGCGTATCGAAAGATTATACCTTATTCCTTGGATGTGGAATTAAAAGAAAAAGAAAATTTAGCTTCTGGGATCTCTTACAGTGGTGCGTTAGTCTCTATTGGAATCATCATTGCGAGGGCGCTTCATAAAGAACCAGTGTCTATGGAACATACCCTTTTTCAGGTTTTTTTAGATTTTATACTTGGACTACTGGTTATACCTGCGGTCAGGCTTTTAACCGACGCTGTGATATTACCCGGAAGTACTTTGAAGGAAGAAATCAGTAGAGATCAGAACGTAGGAGTCGGAATTTTAGAGGCGGTCGTACTCGTTAGTTTTGCTGGAATTTTATTTTACGCAGTATAA
- the nadC gene encoding carboxylating nicotinate-nucleotide diphosphorylase, with product MWLSNDKTFFCSQMKRAYTHPISSVNFQDYEFLAKLAWEEDCPEEDITSVSLFSTDQNATASLNSREPGILCGTGVLEVLNALSGNKIRSELFKKDSESFQAGETLLKIEGSLVQILRIERILLNFIQYLSGISTTTGEVVKKYGQKGLMILDTRKTLPGYRKLAKYAVYCGGGSNHRLNLSEMAMIKDNHLAMYSSALEPVRKIKSRFPNKLVEVEIDSILQLEDAIASGAEVILLDNFSLEDSKTAYSILKQKAPNVLIEFSGGITPEKLEALSEFSGAGVSMGYLTHTTRFLDLGLDIERH from the coding sequence TTGTGGCTTTCTAATGATAAAACTTTCTTTTGCAGCCAGATGAAACGCGCCTATACTCATCCGATTTCGTCGGTAAACTTTCAAGATTATGAATTCCTGGCTAAACTCGCCTGGGAAGAAGATTGTCCCGAGGAAGACATCACTTCCGTTTCACTTTTTTCTACCGATCAAAATGCTACTGCGAGTCTGAATTCAAGAGAACCTGGAATTCTCTGTGGGACTGGTGTATTAGAAGTTTTGAATGCACTTTCGGGAAACAAAATTAGGTCGGAACTTTTTAAAAAGGATTCGGAAAGTTTCCAGGCGGGAGAAACCCTTTTAAAAATAGAAGGAAGTCTCGTTCAAATTCTAAGAATAGAAAGGATTTTACTGAATTTTATACAGTATCTTTCCGGAATTTCCACTACCACTGGAGAAGTAGTCAAAAAATACGGACAAAAGGGTTTGATGATTCTGGATACCCGTAAGACACTTCCCGGTTATCGCAAACTTGCTAAATACGCGGTTTATTGCGGAGGTGGAAGTAATCATAGACTGAATCTTTCTGAAATGGCTATGATTAAGGACAATCATCTTGCGATGTATTCTTCTGCTCTCGAGCCTGTCAGAAAAATCAAATCACGTTTTCCTAATAAACTGGTCGAAGTGGAAATTGATTCCATTTTACAACTTGAAGACGCCATAGCTTCTGGAGCAGAAGTTATTCTTTTAGATAATTTTTCTTTGGAAGATTCTAAAACTGCGTATTCCATTTTGAAACAAAAGGCGCCTAACGTTCTGATTGAATTTTCTGGCGGAATCACTCCTGAAAAACTAGAAGCTCTTTCCGAATTTTCTGGCGCCGGGGTTAGTATGGGTTATCTTACGCATACAACCCGTTTTTTGGATTTGGGTTTGGATATTGAACGGCACTAA
- the map gene encoding type I methionyl aminopeptidase: MIFIKNKSEIEKMRAAGKLAARLLDYISSYVQPGVSTLQLNDLCEEFTKKHGARSAPLGYKGFPKSICTSVNQVVCHGIPKANEVLKEGDIINIDVTPILDGYHGDSSRTFIVGGNTSSEVKTLVQDTEKAMFIGIEQVRPGNRVHDIANAIDDFLTPKGYGIVRDLMGHGIGRGFHEDPQIPHFRQNRKLAKLEPGMVFTVEPMVNLGTWQVNFSKEDHWTVTTKDGKWSAQFEHTVLVTEKGYEILTVSD, translated from the coding sequence TTGATCTTTATTAAGAACAAGAGCGAAATCGAAAAAATGAGAGCGGCTGGGAAACTGGCCGCTAGGCTTTTGGATTATATTTCCTCTTACGTTCAACCGGGTGTTTCTACTTTGCAGTTGAATGATCTTTGTGAGGAGTTTACTAAAAAGCACGGGGCAAGATCCGCCCCGCTCGGTTATAAAGGATTTCCTAAGTCAATTTGTACTTCCGTAAATCAAGTTGTATGTCATGGAATTCCCAAAGCAAATGAAGTTTTAAAAGAAGGAGACATCATCAACATAGATGTAACTCCTATTTTGGATGGTTATCATGGGGATTCATCTCGTACGTTTATCGTAGGAGGTAATACAAGTTCTGAGGTTAAAACTCTAGTTCAGGATACGGAGAAAGCGATGTTCATCGGGATCGAACAAGTACGACCTGGGAATCGTGTTCACGATATTGCGAATGCGATCGATGATTTTCTTACTCCAAAGGGATACGGAATTGTAAGAGATTTAATGGGGCACGGAATTGGAAGAGGTTTTCATGAAGATCCTCAGATTCCCCATTTTCGTCAGAATCGTAAACTTGCCAAACTAGAACCTGGAATGGTATTTACTGTTGAGCCGATGGTGAATCTGGGAACCTGGCAGGTAAATTTTTCCAAAGAAGATCATTGGACCGTGACTACAAAAGATGGTAAATGGTCCGCTCAATTTGAACATACGGTTCTAGTCACTGAAAAAGGCTATGAAATTTTAACCGTATCCGATTAA
- the queG gene encoding tRNA epoxyqueuosine(34) reductase QueG, protein MIESKEIISEFKTLIERSGFDLYGICEAKVPEEDREKILLWVNKGNHGKMEWYPKNMDLRLDFKNLGFDPQSVIVLGAIYNDPEYEEVQKGMTFRFSKYAVGEDYHRVLREHAKPLIKALQKKYPNHHFRQGVDSLPVPEKVLARLAGLGWNGKNTNLIHPEIGSFFFITVILTDLPMYTARIQVKDRCGTCTACIDACPTGALKPYQIDAGKCISHHTLEDSSEEIPDTYGWLAGCDICQDVCPWNRVKAFKKGIRTGLEEFKVRSYLKENPESILTLNEQEFQKNFSDSAISRMSFKMYQRNVNKLKKKI, encoded by the coding sequence ATGATTGAAAGTAAAGAAATAATTTCCGAATTCAAAACTTTGATTGAAAGATCTGGTTTTGATCTTTATGGGATTTGTGAGGCCAAAGTTCCGGAAGAAGATAGAGAAAAAATTCTTTTATGGGTAAACAAAGGTAACCACGGAAAGATGGAGTGGTATCCTAAGAATATGGATCTTCGTTTAGATTTTAAGAATCTAGGTTTTGATCCGCAGTCCGTAATTGTACTCGGAGCGATTTACAACGATCCGGAATACGAAGAAGTTCAAAAAGGAATGACTTTTCGATTTTCTAAATATGCGGTTGGCGAAGATTATCACAGAGTATTGAGAGAACATGCAAAACCTTTAATAAAAGCTCTTCAAAAAAAATATCCCAATCATCATTTTCGCCAAGGTGTGGATTCTTTGCCGGTTCCTGAGAAAGTTTTAGCTCGACTTGCAGGACTTGGGTGGAATGGAAAAAACACGAATTTGATTCATCCAGAAATTGGATCTTTCTTTTTTATAACCGTGATACTTACTGACTTGCCGATGTATACCGCTCGGATTCAGGTTAAAGATCGTTGTGGAACCTGCACTGCGTGTATAGATGCGTGTCCAACTGGGGCGTTAAAACCCTATCAAATTGACGCTGGAAAATGTATTTCTCATCATACTTTAGAGGATTCATCGGAAGAAATTCCGGATACATACGGATGGCTTGCGGGTTGTGATATATGTCAAGACGTGTGTCCTTGGAATCGAGTGAAAGCGTTTAAGAAAGGAATTAGAACTGGATTAGAAGAATTTAAAGTTAGATCTTATTTAAAGGAAAATCCGGAATCGATTTTAACTCTAAATGAACAGGAATTTCAAAAAAACTTTTCAGATTCCGCCATATCAAGGATGAGTTTCAAAATGTATCAAAGAAACGTAAATAAGTTAAAAAAGAAAATCTAA
- a CDS encoding LIC_11502 family protein, translated as MQKKLSENPNFNRKDITIFANDPISISRSDFTTAVRLTLSSTNINFKTSERSLKNNRKFSKQIIFASVLGALKGFEERDLKPFHVNHKPIFAEIGSEILNTEFNSISNEDKIEILKNAFDYGIRKVYHLEWKLYTSKELY; from the coding sequence ATGCAAAAAAAGTTATCAGAAAATCCCAATTTTAATCGCAAGGATATAACAATCTTTGCAAACGATCCGATTTCCATTTCTCGTTCAGACTTTACAACAGCGGTTCGTCTTACTCTATCATCAACGAACATAAATTTTAAGACTTCAGAACGAAGTCTTAAAAATAACCGTAAATTTTCCAAACAAATCATTTTCGCTTCCGTACTAGGCGCACTCAAAGGTTTTGAAGAAAGAGATTTAAAACCGTTTCACGTAAATCATAAACCCATTTTTGCGGAAATCGGTTCCGAAATTTTAAATACCGAATTCAATTCAATTTCAAACGAAGATAAAATCGAAATTCTTAAAAATGCTTTCGACTATGGAATCCGTAAAGTATATCACTTAGAATGGAAACTCTATACTTCCAAGGAACTCTATTAA
- a CDS encoding SpiroCoCo family coiled-coil protein produces the protein MGIELLLPFIASVGITILLRRLDKSNYKLSQIKRFTGKVQEELNGIALEKIGSVKDAGIDLEISLKQTRKLANEVHSLNEESRQLLESIKTNRDFLDSVAHDLKEVVQLSSEIREESNAIQQGLLRMESGKKEIQLLDQKILDLRSEAEAILEVFSDKVNLRSDELLQSLASKIVELEELLEIKNDKIDQGLNSIAVNYREGLEAHSNSLMRESVGRVEQLRSEITSLFETIRNKEEDWDLRSEKLQTIFLTVSDKLERLDLRIEEKSEAADHKLEEMAKLAEKSSQEKLDRILEQVTHSKEAFINGVKLEVDSIRREIEGMSLETMTRRDEILNETRRQAESINESIQFFQEKYLEAENKLLRQADARKSELLRQIDTFEEEFNRISSNLRNDADVLKKEILLGFKEFHSTLEVAKEDAKEKTIQGIVSLKEEFDLELSKLHSERSALIRQDLEVVRQSIETLDKQISTRIKDVDSYLGDLQAAMESSAGDLMAQVEDKVDLLSGTVDEEVRKIDQRFENLSRYWEEELGNIRLNAQDQMGRLQEKLGDVHIEGKGLLEEFKNEYSIQKDKIEEFVSRYKSNFQKEGELVSDRLGESLRHIKEEGNEILQTLRVEFSGTIDKMEQIVKKNEKVLEIHAEKIKNNVESSLENSSRDAERVLDRLKDSAEVFFEKQEEKISRLNETIDSKISKQLTSLMDKGQLQLGQLEDRISKYILDVKKNLEESLKNSRKDNDDQMKGFQQQLQNQLYEMEAAAKEILRSGKEEFDGSMVEYKELQINLKRDLEEIRNSKQNLISEIQEESENLRSSVEEITDKMDEFGEKMELFQKASEIVDRTDSYIQTMEELLSRADEQTPLLSELGQKLNELQDLKYSLVHETEDLKLKLDSFHSIKESSDLLRSDFEELQRRSSEWQDTFTKLLEAGEKALEMEETFGDLSSRLETLESVREEVKTLFEETETHKESAKGIVNKLYSLQNDVEILEAREKEIAETVRKTDDRIESLFRKKEEIRSVEAKFEKIEDLMVDLSERHKQISTLQHRMEDLKNGAMVVKDDLEGLLGEADDKFEKLSGFLDAVGNVTSGKSKDSSKDHLIQRKKATVLNLYHNFQWPAETIAEKLNLETGLVNTILQSESIKKK, from the coding sequence ATGGGAATAGAGTTACTCCTGCCGTTTATAGCCAGCGTAGGAATTACAATCCTTCTCCGAAGGCTGGATAAATCCAACTATAAACTCAGTCAGATCAAACGTTTTACCGGAAAAGTTCAAGAAGAATTAAACGGTATCGCGCTCGAAAAGATTGGTTCTGTAAAAGACGCCGGAATTGATCTAGAAATCAGTCTTAAACAAACTCGTAAACTTGCAAATGAAGTACATTCCCTCAACGAAGAATCTAGACAATTATTGGAATCTATCAAAACTAATCGAGATTTTTTAGATTCGGTTGCGCACGATCTTAAAGAAGTAGTACAACTTTCTTCCGAGATCAGAGAGGAATCCAACGCGATTCAACAAGGACTTCTTAGAATGGAGTCCGGCAAAAAAGAAATTCAACTTTTAGATCAGAAAATTTTGGATCTACGATCCGAAGCTGAGGCGATCTTAGAAGTTTTTTCTGATAAGGTGAATCTTCGTTCTGACGAATTATTACAATCTCTTGCTTCTAAAATTGTAGAGTTAGAAGAATTATTGGAAATTAAAAACGATAAGATCGATCAAGGTTTAAATTCTATCGCTGTAAATTATAGAGAAGGTCTGGAAGCACATTCCAATTCTCTAATGCGTGAATCCGTTGGAAGAGTAGAACAGCTTCGTTCGGAAATAACGTCTCTTTTTGAAACCATTCGAAATAAAGAAGAAGACTGGGATCTTAGATCGGAAAAGTTACAAACCATATTTTTAACCGTAAGCGATAAGTTGGAACGTTTGGATTTACGCATCGAGGAAAAATCGGAAGCCGCGGATCATAAACTAGAGGAAATGGCCAAACTCGCCGAAAAATCCTCCCAGGAAAAACTGGATCGAATTTTAGAACAAGTGACTCATTCCAAGGAAGCATTTATCAACGGTGTCAAATTGGAAGTGGATTCTATTCGTAGAGAAATAGAAGGGATGAGTTTGGAAACCATGACTCGTAGAGACGAAATTCTCAACGAAACCAGACGTCAGGCGGAATCGATTAACGAATCCATTCAATTTTTCCAAGAAAAATATTTAGAAGCAGAAAATAAACTTCTTCGTCAGGCGGATGCACGTAAGTCTGAATTGTTACGTCAGATCGATACATTTGAAGAAGAATTCAATCGTATCAGCAGTAATCTTAGAAATGACGCAGACGTTTTGAAAAAAGAAATTCTATTGGGTTTCAAGGAATTTCATTCCACTCTTGAAGTGGCAAAAGAAGACGCTAAAGAAAAGACGATTCAAGGAATCGTTTCTCTCAAAGAAGAATTCGATTTAGAACTTTCTAAACTTCATTCCGAAAGATCCGCTTTGATCCGACAGGACTTGGAGGTTGTGCGTCAATCTATTGAAACGCTGGATAAACAGATTTCTACTCGGATCAAAGACGTGGATTCTTATCTTGGAGATCTTCAAGCTGCGATGGAGTCTAGTGCAGGCGATTTGATGGCGCAAGTAGAAGACAAAGTAGATCTTCTTTCCGGAACCGTGGACGAAGAAGTTCGTAAAATCGATCAAAGATTTGAAAATTTAAGTCGTTATTGGGAAGAGGAACTCGGAAATATTCGATTAAACGCGCAGGATCAAATGGGTCGTCTTCAAGAAAAATTAGGAGACGTTCATATAGAAGGAAAAGGGCTTTTAGAAGAGTTTAAAAATGAATATTCGATTCAAAAAGATAAAATCGAAGAGTTCGTTTCCCGTTATAAATCTAATTTTCAAAAAGAAGGGGAGCTGGTTTCGGATCGTCTTGGAGAATCTCTACGTCATATTAAAGAAGAAGGGAACGAAATTTTACAGACTCTTAGAGTAGAGTTTTCCGGAACCATCGATAAGATGGAACAGATCGTTAAAAAGAACGAAAAGGTTCTAGAAATTCACGCCGAAAAAATTAAAAATAACGTAGAATCAAGTCTCGAAAATTCAAGTAGGGACGCCGAACGCGTGTTAGACCGTTTGAAAGATTCTGCAGAAGTATTTTTTGAAAAACAAGAGGAAAAAATCAGTCGTTTAAACGAAACCATAGACTCTAAAATTTCTAAACAACTCACTTCTTTGATGGACAAAGGTCAACTGCAACTGGGTCAGCTTGAAGATAGAATTAGTAAATACATTCTAGATGTGAAAAAGAATTTAGAAGAATCTCTGAAAAATTCCCGCAAAGATAACGACGATCAGATGAAAGGTTTTCAACAACAACTTCAAAACCAGTTGTATGAAATGGAGGCCGCCGCTAAAGAAATTCTTCGTTCGGGTAAGGAAGAATTTGATGGTTCGATGGTAGAATATAAAGAACTTCAAATCAATTTAAAACGAGATTTGGAAGAAATCCGTAATTCAAAACAAAATCTCATCTCCGAAATCCAAGAAGAATCCGAAAACTTACGTTCTTCTGTGGAAGAAATTACCGATAAGATGGATGAATTCGGAGAAAAGATGGAACTCTTTCAAAAAGCCAGCGAGATTGTTGATCGGACCGATTCTTATATTCAGACGATGGAAGAGTTACTTTCTAGAGCTGACGAACAGACCCCGTTGTTAAGCGAACTCGGCCAAAAATTAAACGAATTACAAGATTTAAAATATTCCCTCGTTCACGAAACCGAAGATCTCAAACTTAAATTAGATTCTTTTCATTCTATCAAAGAATCTTCGGATCTATTACGATCCGATTTTGAGGAACTTCAACGAAGGTCTTCTGAATGGCAAGATACATTTACAAAACTTTTGGAAGCAGGTGAAAAAGCTCTGGAAATGGAAGAAACTTTTGGCGATCTTTCTTCCAGACTGGAAACTTTAGAGTCGGTTCGTGAAGAAGTGAAGACACTTTTTGAAGAAACGGAAACTCATAAAGAATCCGCCAAAGGTATTGTAAATAAACTTTATTCTCTTCAAAACGACGTTGAAATTCTAGAAGCGAGAGAAAAGGAAATTGCAGAAACGGTTCGTAAAACAGACGATCGAATCGAGTCCTTGTTCCGTAAAAAAGAAGAGATCCGTTCCGTAGAAGCTAAGTTTGAAAAAATAGAAGATCTGATGGTGGATCTTTCGGAAAGACATAAACAAATTTCCACCTTACAACATCGTATGGAAGATTTAAAGAACGGAGCTATGGTCGTTAAGGATGACTTGGAAGGGCTTTTAGGAGAAGCGGACGATAAGTTTGAAAAACTTTCCGGCTTTTTAGATGCGGTAGGCAACGTTACTTCTGGTAAGTCTAAAGATTCTTCTAAGGATCATTTGATTCAAAGAAAGAAAGCTACCGTACTCAATTTGTATCATAACTTTCAATGGCCTGCTGAAACGATTGCGGAAAAATTAAATTTAGAGACTGGTCTGGTGAATACGATTCTACAAAGTGAGTCTATTAAAAAGAAATGA